In Crinalium epipsammum PCC 9333, the following are encoded in one genomic region:
- a CDS encoding SGNH/GDSL hydrolase family protein, producing MSKISAVTKYVITVLFTGLGVLNLSRIQIYGVGDEVMAASSVSNSKNNPIIPAFNTNSNLKINRPVQFKPTAILTDNLTSEPWWQKRVKSQVSSSQNKQYKVCLFGDSISSALGDTLGEENFNFAIGGMSTVSLLAQMKLLNSVSVKCQTGIMAIGTNDADYQITNEAFVKNLKDTILLAKSMGANQVYVIPAFYSTVEASRNPKMAGSIERVEEINALIRQVAAREKATLFEADIQPLYQGQALRKNFTTDGVHLNPEGIKIYRKALLNIINLPKQDCGVSPESVTSKQSPVNSQPSPVNSNQSPVNSQPSPVNSNQF from the coding sequence ATGAGTAAAATTTCAGCCGTAACTAAGTATGTAATAACGGTTTTATTTACGGGATTGGGTGTGCTTAACCTGAGTAGAATTCAAATTTATGGGGTTGGTGATGAGGTGATGGCAGCATCATCAGTGAGCAACTCCAAAAATAATCCTATAATACCAGCATTTAATACCAATTCAAATTTAAAAATTAATCGACCAGTACAATTTAAGCCAACTGCTATACTGACAGACAATTTAACTTCTGAACCTTGGTGGCAAAAACGAGTTAAATCTCAGGTTAGTTCCAGTCAAAATAAACAATATAAAGTATGTTTGTTCGGGGATTCAATTTCTTCAGCTTTGGGTGATACTTTAGGCGAGGAAAACTTTAATTTTGCTATCGGTGGCATGAGTACAGTTTCTCTCTTAGCGCAGATGAAACTTTTAAACTCTGTGAGTGTTAAATGTCAAACAGGAATTATGGCTATTGGTACTAATGATGCTGATTATCAAATTACTAATGAAGCTTTTGTTAAAAACTTGAAAGATACTATTTTGTTAGCTAAAAGTATGGGTGCTAATCAGGTATATGTAATTCCGGCTTTTTACTCTACAGTTGAAGCAAGTCGTAACCCCAAAATGGCGGGTTCTATTGAGAGAGTAGAAGAAATAAATGCTTTAATTCGTCAAGTTGCAGCTAGGGAGAAAGCAACACTTTTTGAAGCGGATATTCAACCTTTATACCAAGGTCAAGCTTTGAGAAAGAATTTTACAACTGACGGTGTTCATCTTAACCCAGAGGGGATAAAAATTTATCGTAAAGCACTATTAAATATTATTAACTTGCCTAAGCAAGATTGTGGAGTTAGCCCAGAATCAGTCACCAGTAAACAGTCACCAGTAAATAGTCAACCGTCACCAGTTAACAGTAATCAGTCACCAGTAAATAGTCAACCGTCACCAGTTAACAGTAATCAGTTTTAA
- a CDS encoding TIGR04283 family arsenosugar biosynthesis glycosyltransferase, with protein MERISIIIPVLNEENTIIQTLSNLENASNIEIIVVDGGSKDETIAVAKSFGVQVISSGLGRATQMNMGATVATGDILLFLHADTRIPPNFDILIRQALTGNFIAGAFELKIDANLRGIRLIEKMVNLRSHLFSLPYGDQAIFIRSKVFHEIGGFPNLPIMEDFVFIRQLKKMDKIKIIPQPVLTSGRRWQKLGVIKTTLINQLIIIGYFLGVSPNQLARWYRKK; from the coding sequence ATGGAAAGAATTTCAATAATTATTCCTGTTTTAAACGAAGAAAACACAATTATCCAAACATTATCTAATCTTGAAAATGCCTCAAATATAGAAATAATTGTGGTTGATGGTGGTAGTAAAGATGAAACAATAGCTGTAGCAAAATCATTTGGTGTGCAAGTTATCTCTTCTGGTCTTGGTCGTGCTACTCAAATGAATATGGGTGCTACAGTTGCCACAGGTGACATTTTATTATTTCTCCACGCGGATACTAGGATACCGCCTAATTTTGACATCCTAATTCGTCAAGCTTTAACAGGTAATTTTATTGCTGGCGCGTTTGAACTGAAAATTGATGCCAATTTGCGGGGAATACGACTGATTGAAAAGATGGTGAATTTGCGATCGCACTTATTCTCTCTTCCCTACGGCGACCAAGCTATATTTATCCGGTCAAAAGTATTTCACGAAATTGGCGGCTTTCCAAATTTACCCATTATGGAAGACTTTGTATTTATCCGCCAGTTAAAAAAAATGGACAAAATTAAGATTATCCCTCAACCTGTGCTGACATCAGGAAGACGGTGGCAGAAACTTGGGGTAATCAAAACTACACTGATTAACCAGTTAATAATTATCGGGTATTTTTTGGGAGTTTCACCAAATCAATTAGCTCGCTGGTATCGTAAAAAATAA
- a CDS encoding HetZ-related protein 2, protein MQTLNKGFEERNLMASWVAELTQKWQERLAIECPEHNPVTRESIIRWLIGEDHERFDQLTPPQLTIAEQAMDYRYRILRQRYLGIGQERAYRNLMQRLGSLAVLRNKIKTWVALSRDRQRAVVDVLQEVIQELLHSDRYIQQQISWISQCTKDARLRNALILTSVEEYCLRPIRNQPLLVYRFVNYLRRSQRGGITHVPEGDLVRLVSEEVSPDENDAPLSLLDSQAVAQYQENLAWEEQQTLRTAVKDEFFAYLVENVGKEAGEWLRLYLQGQTQEAIASSLNLQIKQVYRLREKISYHAIRVFALKSQPELVASWLQISLQEHNLGLTSSQWQQFLANLTPEQHQLLEKLQAGKTIEAIASELKLKTNQVIGEWSKVYLAAQALRSDV, encoded by the coding sequence ATGCAAACGTTAAACAAGGGCTTTGAGGAGCGCAATCTCATGGCAAGTTGGGTAGCTGAACTGACCCAGAAGTGGCAAGAAAGACTAGCAATAGAGTGTCCTGAACACAACCCAGTAACTAGAGAAAGTATCATTCGCTGGTTAATCGGAGAAGATCATGAGCGTTTTGATCAGCTTACGCCTCCGCAGTTAACCATTGCGGAGCAAGCTATGGACTATCGTTACCGAATTTTGCGACAACGCTATTTGGGAATAGGGCAAGAGCGGGCTTATCGAAATCTGATGCAGCGTTTGGGAAGTTTGGCAGTTTTAAGGAATAAAATTAAAACTTGGGTGGCTTTGAGTCGCGATCGCCAGCGTGCTGTGGTAGATGTTTTGCAAGAGGTAATTCAGGAACTACTACATAGCGATCGCTATATTCAACAGCAAATTAGTTGGATTTCCCAGTGTACTAAAGATGCTCGTTTGCGTAATGCTTTAATTCTTACTAGCGTTGAAGAGTATTGTCTGCGACCGATTCGCAATCAACCTTTGTTAGTGTATCGTTTTGTTAACTATTTAAGGCGATCGCAACGAGGAGGCATTACCCATGTACCAGAAGGTGATTTAGTTCGCTTAGTTTCTGAAGAAGTCAGCCCTGATGAGAACGACGCGCCTTTAAGCTTGCTAGACTCACAAGCAGTTGCTCAGTATCAAGAAAATCTGGCTTGGGAAGAGCAACAAACTTTAAGAACTGCTGTTAAGGATGAATTTTTCGCTTATTTAGTCGAAAATGTGGGTAAGGAAGCAGGAGAATGGCTGAGACTTTATCTGCAAGGTCAAACTCAAGAAGCGATCGCCAGTTCTTTAAATTTGCAGATTAAGCAAGTTTACCGCCTACGGGAAAAAATCAGTTATCATGCCATTCGTGTTTTTGCCCTAAAAAGTCAGCCAGAATTAGTTGCTAGTTGGTTGCAAATTTCCTTGCAGGAACATAACTTGGGTCTAACATCAAGTCAATGGCAACAATTCTTAGCAAATTTGACTCCAGAGCAACATCAACTACTTGAGAAGTTGCAAGCAGGTAAAACGATAGAAGCGATCGCAAGTGAGTTAAAGCTCAAAACCAATCAGGTGATAGGTGAATGGAGTAAAGTTTATTTAGCTGCTCAAGCTTTACGCAGCGATGTTTAA
- a CDS encoding S-layer homology domain-containing protein — translation MSNPPPPDPRSSRLGFDELVGIVVAFSAIGTILAWSLSPKNQNFNLNSLSPSSSPTSEDKKLPTPNPPTASSSPTQTPIPLPLLLPIPSPTPEPTTAAIPLPVNPTATPQKSPKSAPASTASVKKPPAGSAVKFSDVPKDFWARRYIEALSARGIIQGFSNGTFRPNATMTRANFASQLQKAFEKEPSFKIPNYKDVPSTNKALPAIKETARTGFLRGYPGPIFRPKEPVHRVEVLVALANGLGLKTPPAPEKVVQRYQDAKQIPDYAIKPVAAAMQAGLVGTSSNQKLLKPNQRATRAEIAAWVYQALEKVKTEKQPAKPAAKK, via the coding sequence ATGAGTAATCCGCCTCCACCCGATCCACGTTCATCTCGGCTAGGATTTGATGAGTTGGTAGGTATTGTTGTTGCTTTTAGTGCGATCGGCACAATATTAGCTTGGTCGCTGAGTCCCAAAAATCAGAACTTTAACTTAAATAGTCTGTCGCCGTCGTCTTCACCCACATCTGAAGATAAAAAATTACCAACTCCAAATCCGCCAACAGCCTCCAGCAGTCCGACTCAAACACCAATTCCCCTGCCACTCCTGCTTCCAATCCCATCCCCTACCCCTGAACCCACCACTGCTGCTATCCCTCTACCTGTTAACCCAACAGCAACACCACAGAAGTCACCCAAATCTGCACCAGCCTCAACTGCATCAGTAAAGAAGCCACCAGCAGGGTCAGCAGTGAAGTTTTCAGATGTGCCAAAAGACTTTTGGGCGCGGCGTTATATAGAAGCTTTAAGTGCTAGGGGTATTATTCAAGGCTTTTCTAATGGCACATTTCGACCTAACGCCACAATGACGAGAGCAAATTTTGCTTCTCAGTTGCAAAAAGCTTTTGAGAAAGAACCTAGTTTTAAAATACCCAACTACAAAGACGTACCGTCTACAAACAAGGCGTTACCAGCAATTAAAGAAACTGCCAGAACAGGTTTCTTGCGCGGCTATCCAGGACCAATATTTCGACCAAAAGAACCAGTTCATAGAGTGGAAGTGTTAGTTGCCCTTGCTAATGGCTTGGGTTTAAAAACCCCACCTGCACCAGAAAAAGTTGTACAGAGGTATCAAGATGCCAAGCAAATTCCTGACTATGCAATTAAGCCAGTAGCAGCAGCAATGCAAGCGGGTTTAGTGGGAACTAGCTCAAATCAGAAGTTACTAAAGCCTAACCAACGAGCTACCCGTGCTGAAATAGCGGCTTGGGTTTATCAAGCTTTGGAAAAAGTTAAAACAGAAAAGCAGCCCGCAAAGCCTGCTGCTAAAAAGTGA
- a CDS encoding WD40/YVTN/BNR-like repeat-containing protein, with protein sequence MANILVGTDKGVFRLDNNESGLQQEVGISTASFLTTAEGKVFALTKENALWVRTNQGNWQLVNPQPVTEEVWSFAADPRDANLLYIGVSPAMLYRSEDGGKSWTACESIKKIPGYEKWTFPPPPHISHVRYIAPDPQVVSGVYIGVEEGGVYRSIDRGETWESLNNGLYWDVHTVTPAADNTQLYATTGGGFYRSDDGGKNWQNMMNGLDRRYTIPFLMLKELPHRLYTGAAATPPPGWARGGANAAIYRSDDGGEKWEKLTGGLPGQFNTPVWAIALDQAGGIVAATRHEVYVSFDQGDRFSLMAKDLPMVRSLVCI encoded by the coding sequence ATGGCTAACATCTTGGTAGGTACTGACAAAGGTGTTTTTCGGCTAGATAATAACGAGTCTGGTTTACAGCAGGAAGTAGGAATTTCTACCGCATCGTTTTTAACAACTGCTGAAGGAAAAGTATTTGCCCTGACGAAGGAAAATGCTCTGTGGGTGCGGACAAACCAAGGCAATTGGCAACTGGTGAATCCTCAGCCTGTAACTGAGGAAGTGTGGTCATTTGCGGCTGATCCCCGTGATGCCAATTTGCTTTATATCGGTGTATCTCCAGCGATGTTGTATCGCAGTGAAGATGGAGGAAAAAGTTGGACAGCTTGTGAGTCGATCAAAAAAATTCCAGGCTATGAAAAATGGACTTTCCCACCACCACCACATATCTCTCACGTCCGTTATATTGCCCCTGATCCCCAGGTTGTAAGCGGTGTTTATATTGGCGTGGAAGAAGGAGGTGTCTATCGTAGTATTGATAGAGGCGAAACGTGGGAAAGTTTAAATAATGGGCTGTATTGGGATGTCCATACCGTCACACCTGCTGCTGATAATACACAGTTGTATGCCACTACTGGTGGAGGATTTTATCGCAGCGACGATGGTGGTAAAAATTGGCAGAATATGATGAATGGGCTGGATCGTCGGTATACTATCCCATTTTTGATGTTGAAAGAATTGCCTCATCGACTTTATACGGGGGCAGCAGCTACACCTCCGCCGGGTTGGGCAAGAGGTGGGGCGAATGCAGCTATTTATCGTAGTGATGATGGTGGAGAAAAGTGGGAAAAATTAACTGGCGGTTTGCCAGGGCAATTTAACACACCAGTATGGGCGATCGCACTGGATCAAGCTGGTGGGATCGTGGCTGCAACTAGGCATGAGGTTTACGTTAGTTTTGATCAAGGCGATCGCTTCTCGTTAATGGCAAAAGATTTACCGATGGTGCGATCGCTTGTCTGTATTTAA
- the iscB gene encoding RNA-guided endonuclease IscB, which produces MSNFILVLDTNRKPLNPCTPGIARGLLKSGKARVFRRFPFVIILNKAVLSSPAQMQLKLDPGSKTTGIALLQGEQVVFGAELTHRGQQIKNALESRRALRRGRRSRKTRYRKPRFLNRTRQCGWLAPSLQHRVETILTWVNRLRRYAPITNISTELVRFDMLALDNPEISGIEYQQGTLFGYEVREYLLAKWDRKCAYCSAENVPLQIEHIHPKAKGGTNRISNLCVACEPCNIKKGTQDVEVFLTKKPDVLKRILAQAKRPLKDASAVNSTRWALMNRLKQTGLPVLAASGGKTKFNRCRLLLPKTHWLDAACVGEVEQLEVKTTQPLLIKATGHGTRQMCGTDRFGFPTRHRKTIQIHKGFQTGDIVKAAVREGKKFGTYVGRVLCRATGSFDIATKSGRVAGISHKFCTHIHRKDGYNYAY; this is translated from the coding sequence ATGTCTAACTTTATTTTAGTTCTAGATACTAACCGTAAGCCACTCAACCCTTGTACACCAGGGATTGCTAGAGGTTTGCTCAAATCAGGGAAAGCCAGAGTATTTAGGCGATTCCCATTTGTAATCATCCTTAACAAAGCGGTTTTGAGTAGTCCCGCACAGATGCAACTAAAACTTGACCCTGGTTCAAAAACAACAGGAATAGCTTTATTGCAAGGAGAACAAGTTGTTTTTGGTGCAGAACTTACCCATCGCGGACAGCAGATTAAGAATGCTCTTGAATCACGTAGAGCATTAAGAAGAGGGAGAAGGAGTCGTAAAACTCGCTATCGTAAACCTCGATTTTTAAATCGTACTCGTCAATGCGGTTGGTTAGCTCCAAGCCTGCAACACAGAGTAGAAACAATATTAACTTGGGTTAATCGCTTGCGTCGATATGCCCCCATCACAAATATTTCTACTGAACTTGTCCGATTTGATATGCTCGCTTTAGACAATCCTGAAATATCAGGAATTGAGTACCAGCAAGGCACGTTGTTCGGGTATGAAGTTAGGGAATATTTGTTAGCTAAATGGGATCGCAAGTGTGCTTATTGCAGTGCTGAAAATGTCCCTTTACAAATTGAACATATTCACCCCAAAGCTAAAGGTGGAACAAATCGAATCTCTAATCTGTGCGTCGCCTGTGAGCCTTGCAACATCAAGAAAGGGACTCAGGATGTTGAGGTTTTTCTAACAAAGAAACCAGATGTTTTGAAAAGAATCTTGGCACAAGCCAAACGTCCCTTAAAAGATGCTTCTGCTGTTAACTCAACACGATGGGCATTAATGAACCGATTGAAGCAAACAGGTTTGCCTGTCCTTGCAGCAAGTGGAGGCAAAACCAAATTTAATAGATGTCGGTTGTTATTACCTAAAACTCATTGGTTGGATGCTGCTTGTGTTGGAGAAGTTGAACAATTAGAAGTAAAAACTACACAACCATTGCTAATTAAAGCTACGGGGCATGGAACCCGTCAGATGTGCGGGACGGATCGTTTCGGTTTTCCAACTCGCCATCGCAAGACAATCCAAATTCACAAAGGTTTTCAGACTGGCGACATTGTTAAAGCTGCGGTTAGAGAGGGCAAAAAATTTGGTACTTACGTTGGTCGCGTTCTGTGTCGAGCTACAGGCAGCTTTGATATTGCAACAAAGTCAGGACGAGTGGCTGGCATCAGTCACAAATTTTGTACGCACATTCATCGGAAGGATGGATATAACTATGCCTATTAA
- a CDS encoding Crp/Fnr family transcriptional regulator — translation MQTKAFSELFPLFNNADKETLDGLLSIAVEHEYPSNRAVLMEDAWGNAVYFVVSGWVKVRRLHGENAATLAILGKGDFFGEMAILDESPRSTDVIALSRVDLLSVSAQKFIQTLFKDPQLHHRLLQLIVRRLRQTNVRFQRRNQPPAVKLANTLVSLAENYGETTPQGTEIFNIPVNDLADVTDISVQDTTKIMDKLESKGWIKIDSARQTLSLVNLKQLTQLAKHG, via the coding sequence ATGCAGACTAAAGCTTTTAGTGAGCTTTTCCCCCTGTTTAACAATGCTGACAAAGAGACGCTTGATGGGCTACTGTCAATTGCTGTTGAACACGAATACCCATCCAACAGGGCTGTCTTAATGGAAGATGCTTGGGGCAACGCAGTTTACTTTGTAGTATCCGGCTGGGTTAAAGTGCGACGCTTGCACGGGGAAAATGCCGCCACACTCGCAATTTTAGGTAAGGGTGATTTCTTTGGGGAAATGGCAATTCTTGACGAATCTCCGCGTTCCACTGATGTAATAGCTTTGTCTAGAGTAGATTTACTCAGTGTCTCAGCCCAAAAATTCATTCAAACTCTATTCAAAGATCCCCAGTTGCACCACCGCCTATTGCAACTGATAGTCAGGCGTTTGCGCCAAACTAATGTTCGCTTTCAACGGCGTAATCAGCCACCTGCTGTTAAGTTAGCCAATACGCTAGTTTCTCTGGCAGAAAACTACGGCGAAACTACCCCGCAAGGAACAGAAATTTTTAATATCCCTGTCAACGATTTGGCAGATGTAACAGATATTAGTGTTCAAGACACAACAAAAATTATGGATAAATTAGAAAGTAAAGGTTGGATCAAAATTGATTCAGCACGCCAAACACTCAGCTTAGTTAATCTTAAGCAGTTGACGCAACTGGCTAAACACGGTTAG
- a CDS encoding M61 family metallopeptidase, with amino-acid sequence MTKATVVRPNKLSQTSPTIAYQVAMPQPESHLFVVTLKVNNWQASILDLTMPVWTPGSYLVREYSKHLQNFSATNQNGKDLNWSKFSKNHWQIETTGINDITVQYRIFANELSVRTNHLDATHGYFNPAALCFRVPGFEQMPIQITIVPPKPDWQVITPLPRVDGSNTFEAADFDTLVDSPFEIGCHQLYEFEVLGKPHQLAIWGEGNFPVESIIEDTKKVIEVESELFGGLPYEKYLFLLHLTSTGGGGLEHKNSCSLLYPRFGFRALDKYNRFMQLVAHEFFHLWNVKRIRPKGLEVFNYDQENYTPDLWFSEGTTSYYDLIIPKRAGIYDTKTYLENLSKEITRFQTTSGRLIQPLSESSFDAWIKLYRPDANSSNSQISYYLKGEMVSLLLDLLIRARHQNKRSLDHVMLIMWQKFGQAEVGFTPEELRQVIESVAEINLSEFFNRYIDGTEELPFNDYLEPFGLKLIGITEDEFVPYLGMTVKTENGRELIKFVEAGSPAQIAGIDPNDELLAINGFKVTSEQLGDRLKDYRSGDTIHLTVFHQDQLRTLAVKLADPKPSRYQVIFIENSSEVQQQNFAGWLG; translated from the coding sequence ATGACTAAAGCAACTGTTGTTCGCCCTAATAAATTATCCCAGACTTCGCCTACAATCGCTTATCAAGTGGCGATGCCACAACCAGAGTCGCATTTATTTGTAGTCACTTTAAAAGTAAACAATTGGCAGGCATCAATTCTAGATTTAACAATGCCTGTTTGGACTCCTGGTTCTTATTTAGTGCGGGAATATTCTAAACATTTGCAAAATTTTTCTGCCACTAATCAAAATGGCAAAGATTTAAATTGGTCTAAATTCAGTAAAAATCATTGGCAAATTGAAACAACTGGCATTAATGATATTACTGTGCAATACCGCATATTTGCTAATGAATTGTCGGTACGGACTAATCATTTAGATGCAACTCACGGCTATTTTAATCCTGCTGCTTTGTGCTTTAGAGTGCCAGGATTTGAGCAGATGCCAATTCAGATCACAATTGTACCGCCAAAACCGGATTGGCAAGTGATTACACCTTTACCAAGGGTGGATGGAAGTAATACTTTTGAGGCTGCGGATTTTGATACGTTGGTAGATAGCCCGTTTGAAATTGGTTGCCATCAGTTATATGAGTTTGAAGTATTAGGCAAACCACATCAATTAGCTATTTGGGGTGAGGGAAACTTTCCAGTAGAGTCTATTATTGAAGATACTAAAAAAGTTATTGAGGTTGAATCCGAACTTTTTGGAGGGCTACCCTATGAAAAATATTTGTTTTTATTGCATTTAACTTCCACTGGTGGCGGCGGTTTAGAACATAAAAATTCGTGTTCTTTACTTTATCCCCGCTTTGGTTTTAGGGCGCTTGATAAATATAATAGGTTTATGCAACTGGTGGCGCATGAATTCTTTCACCTGTGGAATGTTAAGCGCATCCGACCAAAAGGTTTAGAGGTATTTAATTACGACCAAGAAAATTATACGCCTGATCTTTGGTTTAGTGAGGGGACTACAAGTTACTATGATTTAATTATTCCTAAAAGAGCGGGAATATATGATACAAAAACTTATTTGGAAAATTTGAGTAAAGAAATTACTCGTTTTCAAACTACCTCTGGACGATTAATCCAACCTTTAAGTGAATCTAGTTTTGATGCTTGGATTAAGCTTTATAGACCAGATGCTAATAGCAGCAATTCTCAAATTTCCTACTACTTAAAAGGGGAAATGGTATCGTTGTTGCTGGATTTGTTAATTCGGGCGCGTCATCAAAATAAGCGATCGCTCGATCATGTCATGCTGATCATGTGGCAAAAATTTGGACAAGCCGAAGTAGGTTTTACTCCTGAAGAATTGCGCCAAGTGATTGAGTCTGTAGCTGAAATTAATTTAAGTGAGTTTTTTAACCGTTATATTGATGGGACTGAGGAGTTACCATTTAATGATTATCTTGAACCTTTTGGTCTTAAGCTGATTGGTATTACGGAAGATGAATTTGTTCCTTATTTAGGTATGACGGTTAAAACGGAGAATGGACGCGAATTAATTAAGTTTGTGGAAGCGGGTTCTCCAGCACAAATTGCGGGTATTGATCCTAATGATGAGTTGTTGGCAATTAATGGATTTAAGGTGACATCAGAACAGTTAGGCGATCGCCTTAAAGATTACCGTAGTGGTGATACTATCCATCTCACTGTTTTTCATCAAGATCAACTGCGTACTTTGGCAGTAAAATTAGCAGATCCTAAACCTAGTCGCTACCAAGTTATATTTATTGAAAATTCTTCAGAAGTTCAACAACAAAATTTTGCTGGTTGGTTGGGATAA
- a CDS encoding TIGR04282 family arsenosugar biosynthesis glycosyltransferase has protein sequence MLYTKGEAATESLIIFTRYPEPGKTKTRLIPALGAEGAANLGRKMTEHTLNQVKELQSLRLIAVAVYFAGGNTQLMQQWLGSDLRYQCQGEGDLGSRMALAFANAFEEGSKSVVIIGTDCPSLKPKLMEDAFKTLSQHDLVLGPAQDGGYYLIGLRRFIPELFTGINWGTSSVLQQTVTIGKQLDLALAYLPTLADVDRPEDLSVLHQTNLRYL, from the coding sequence ATGCTCTATACAAAAGGGGAAGCAGCTACGGAAAGCTTAATTATTTTTACCCGTTATCCAGAACCAGGAAAGACAAAAACTCGGTTAATTCCAGCTTTAGGTGCTGAAGGCGCGGCTAACCTTGGGCGCAAGATGACTGAACATACTCTTAATCAGGTGAAGGAACTGCAAAGTTTGCGCTTAATTGCTGTAGCCGTTTATTTTGCTGGTGGCAATACCCAGTTAATGCAGCAATGGCTAGGATCTGATTTGAGATACCAGTGTCAGGGAGAAGGCGATTTGGGTTCGCGCATGGCGTTAGCTTTTGCCAACGCTTTTGAGGAGGGGAGTAAGAGCGTAGTAATTATAGGTACTGACTGTCCTAGTTTAAAGCCTAAACTGATGGAGGATGCTTTTAAAACGCTTTCTCAACATGATTTAGTGCTGGGTCCTGCACAAGATGGGGGATATTATTTAATTGGATTGCGTCGGTTCATTCCAGAACTGTTTACAGGTATTAACTGGGGAACATCCTCAGTTTTGCAACAAACTGTAACAATTGGAAAACAGTTAGATTTAGCTCTAGCCTATCTTCCTACTCTCGCTGATGTGGATCGCCCAGAAGATTTGTCAGTTTTGCATCAAACTAACTTGCGCTATTTGTGA
- a CDS encoding NADPH-dependent FMN reductase, which produces MVKIVGIGGSLRPESYSQQALTLTAQRLEALGAEVEIFDLRTMNLPFCNGESDYPDYPDLERLREAVKNAHGLILATPEYHGSVSGVLKNALDLMSFEHLSNKVTGLMSVLGGQSNNNALNDLRIIMRWVHAWVIPEQIAIGQAWKAFGADGKLLDEKLSERFDQFAQSLVESTRKLQGINHG; this is translated from the coding sequence ATGGTAAAAATTGTTGGTATTGGCGGGAGTTTACGACCAGAATCGTATAGCCAGCAAGCGTTGACATTAACTGCTCAACGGCTAGAAGCACTAGGTGCTGAAGTAGAAATTTTTGATTTACGAACAATGAATTTACCGTTCTGTAATGGGGAGTCTGACTATCCTGACTACCCTGATCTGGAGCGGTTGCGTGAAGCAGTTAAGAATGCACATGGTTTAATTTTGGCTACGCCAGAGTATCACGGTAGTGTCAGTGGCGTACTCAAAAATGCCTTAGATTTGATGAGTTTTGAACATTTAAGCAACAAAGTCACAGGGTTGATGAGTGTGTTGGGGGGTCAATCCAATAATAATGCGCTCAACGACCTCAGAATTATTATGCGTTGGGTACACGCTTGGGTAATACCTGAGCAAATTGCTATTGGGCAAGCTTGGAAAGCTTTTGGTGCTGATGGCAAGTTGCTAGATGAAAAGCTTTCGGAAAGGTTCGATCAGTTTGCTCAAAGTCTTGTAGAAAGTACTCGAAAATTACAAGGTATCAATCATGGCTAA